Proteins from a single region of Paenibacillus sp. BIHB 4019:
- a CDS encoding sugar ABC transporter permease, translating to MKRKDNRITHLAGYVFISPWLLGFLLLTLWPIAQSFYLSFTEYSLLEAPVWTGMDNYVNIFTNDSTFTTSLKVTFMFVLFSVPLKLFFSLMVAMALNKSLRGMNIYRTAIYFPSLIGGSIAVAALWRNMFSLDGYVNQVLGWFGIQGVAWISNPDTSLATLILLNTWQFGSTMVIFLAGLKQIPQELYESASVDGAGKTRKFFSITLPMLSPVMFFNLVLGIIGSFQTFTSAYIITKGGPINSTYMYAMFLYEKAFKHYQMGYASALAWILLVIVALLTIINFAASRYWVFYESDGGKAK from the coding sequence GTGAAGCGTAAAGATAACCGGATTACCCATTTGGCTGGTTACGTATTTATTTCGCCATGGCTGCTAGGTTTCTTATTGCTGACGTTATGGCCGATTGCCCAGTCATTTTATTTATCCTTTACGGAGTATTCGCTGCTCGAAGCGCCAGTATGGACCGGGATGGACAACTACGTCAACATATTTACGAATGATTCCACATTCACCACATCGCTGAAGGTTACGTTCATGTTCGTGCTGTTCTCCGTGCCGCTCAAGCTGTTTTTCTCGCTTATGGTAGCGATGGCGCTGAATAAAAGCTTGCGCGGCATGAATATTTACCGCACTGCGATTTATTTTCCGTCGCTCATCGGCGGCAGCATAGCAGTAGCGGCGCTGTGGCGCAATATGTTCAGCCTGGACGGGTATGTGAATCAGGTGCTTGGCTGGTTTGGCATTCAAGGCGTCGCCTGGATATCCAATCCCGATACGTCGCTGGCTACGCTGATCCTGCTTAATACGTGGCAGTTCGGCTCCACCATGGTTATTTTTCTCGCGGGGCTTAAGCAAATTCCGCAGGAGCTTTACGAATCCGCATCGGTCGACGGAGCGGGCAAAACAAGAAAATTTTTCAGCATTACACTCCCCATGCTCTCTCCGGTCATGTTTTTCAATCTGGTGCTTGGCATTATCGGTTCCTTTCAAACGTTTACGTCCGCCTACATTATTACGAAGGGCGGGCCCATTAACTCAACCTACATGTACGCCATGTTCCTCTATGAAAAAGCGTTTAAGCATTACCAGATGGGCTATGCCTCTGCCCTGGCCTGGATCCTGCTCGTCATTGTAGCGCTGCTGACGATCATTAACTTTGCCGCTTCCCGTTATTGGGTATTTTACGAGTCGGATGGAGGGAAAGCGAAATGA
- a CDS encoding carbohydrate ABC transporter permease, translated as MSRLRAKGFDHVFLALFSFIMIYPVIWWAGASLKKTSELRLPTIWPSTPMWENYSKGWHFSGDYTFAHFFGNTLLMELGNVAGGVLTAAIVAYGFGRLYFGLKGFWFSILLLTMMLPGQVTVVPQYILFNKLGMVDSYVPLVLPHFFGGGAFFIFLLVQFIRGIPRDLDEAAKIDGASVYGIFLRIIFPLIKPALVTVGIFTFIWSWDDFFAQVLYLSSVEKFTVGLALRMFIDQFDIQWGQLLAMSLLSIMPSVVIFFLAQKHFVEGIATTGLKG; from the coding sequence ATGAGCAGGCTGCGCGCAAAAGGCTTCGATCACGTATTTCTCGCGTTGTTTTCCTTCATTATGATTTATCCCGTCATTTGGTGGGCGGGCGCTTCGCTCAAAAAAACGTCCGAGCTTAGACTGCCGACCATTTGGCCCTCCACCCCTATGTGGGAAAATTACAGCAAGGGCTGGCATTTTTCCGGCGATTATACGTTTGCCCACTTTTTCGGCAATACGCTGCTGATGGAGCTCGGCAATGTTGCAGGCGGCGTCTTGACAGCGGCCATTGTAGCTTATGGCTTCGGCCGCTTGTATTTCGGGCTTAAAGGCTTCTGGTTTTCGATTTTGCTGCTGACGATGATGCTGCCGGGGCAGGTGACGGTCGTTCCGCAGTACATTTTGTTCAACAAGCTGGGAATGGTCGACAGCTATGTTCCGCTTGTGCTGCCGCATTTTTTCGGTGGCGGCGCCTTCTTTATTTTTTTGCTGGTGCAGTTTATTCGCGGCATCCCGCGAGATCTTGATGAGGCAGCCAAAATCGACGGCGCTTCTGTCTACGGCATTTTTCTGCGGATTATTTTTCCGCTCATTAAGCCAGCGCTTGTGACAGTGGGAATATTCACCTTTATTTGGAGCTGGGATGATTTTTTTGCGCAGGTGCTGTATTTAAGCTCGGTTGAGAAGTTTACGGTCGGCCTTGCGCTGCGCATGTTCATAGACCAGTTCGATATTCAATGGGGGCAGCTGCTTGCGATGTCGTTGCTTTCGATTATGCCTTCCGTTGTCATCTTTTTTCTGGCCCAAAAGCACTTTGTAGAAGGCATTGCTACAACAGGACTCAAAGGGTAA
- a CDS encoding extracellular solute-binding protein yields MGKRWLKSKGWAMLTLAVVLTMTACSSNSGGGGNQGAEPSSATETAAAGGASEAATTLSIMWWGSDVRHEATKKALDIYSQQFSNVKFKPEFMAWDAYWQKLPTLAASKSITDVLQMDAAYIQEYVSRGQLEDLSDIDLSGIVDPNVLKNLQINGKLYGIPLSQNAQGFAYNKTELEQLGIPLPHKDWTYDEFFQWARDARAKLPEGKYPIGDTSSWDGFNYYQTAMGKPPIMSDGGKTFTLDKELFMKFYGIYDDFRKNKIVPPAELAASFLENDPQADPMASGVVLTRGATTGSVSALEQLMPGKLGVVNLQTGPAGGGWAQSTIFLSVSANSKNKEEAKKFVKWFITDQEAGKALGLTRGLPINPEIFKQLEPTLEAKDLLGKEIYDMSVDKALPFYSPAAGFSEWVDTYKKEMDAVSFGQQSIEDAFNKIDKLGKELAAKAEKS; encoded by the coding sequence ATGGGAAAAAGGTGGCTGAAAAGCAAGGGCTGGGCAATGCTGACGCTTGCTGTGGTGCTGACGATGACCGCATGCAGCAGCAATAGCGGGGGCGGGGGCAACCAGGGTGCGGAGCCAAGCTCGGCAACGGAGACGGCGGCGGCTGGGGGAGCAAGCGAGGCAGCGACGACGCTCAGCATTATGTGGTGGGGATCAGACGTCCGTCATGAAGCGACGAAAAAAGCGCTGGACATTTATTCTCAGCAGTTTTCAAATGTGAAATTCAAGCCGGAATTTATGGCTTGGGATGCTTATTGGCAGAAGCTTCCGACACTGGCAGCCTCCAAGTCGATTACCGACGTACTGCAAATGGATGCGGCTTACATTCAGGAATACGTGTCCAGAGGCCAACTGGAGGATTTATCCGACATTGACCTCAGCGGCATAGTGGACCCGAATGTGCTGAAAAATTTGCAAATAAACGGCAAGCTGTATGGCATCCCGCTCAGCCAGAATGCGCAGGGCTTCGCTTACAATAAGACAGAGCTGGAGCAGCTCGGCATCCCGCTGCCGCATAAAGATTGGACGTATGATGAATTTTTTCAATGGGCGAGAGATGCCCGTGCCAAGCTGCCTGAGGGCAAATATCCGATTGGGGATACATCGAGCTGGGATGGCTTCAACTATTACCAGACGGCGATGGGCAAACCGCCTATTATGTCGGACGGAGGCAAAACGTTCACGCTCGATAAGGAGCTGTTCATGAAGTTTTATGGCATTTATGATGATTTCCGCAAAAATAAAATTGTTCCACCAGCAGAGCTAGCCGCTTCTTTCTTGGAAAATGACCCGCAAGCCGATCCTATGGCTTCCGGTGTAGTGCTGACCCGAGGTGCGACGACTGGCTCCGTAAGCGCACTGGAGCAGCTGATGCCAGGCAAGCTGGGCGTTGTCAATTTGCAGACGGGACCGGCTGGCGGCGGCTGGGCACAGTCGACGATTTTCCTCAGCGTCAGCGCCAATTCGAAAAACAAAGAGGAAGCGAAGAAATTTGTGAAATGGTTTATAACGGATCAAGAGGCGGGCAAGGCACTTGGCTTGACGCGCGGCTTGCCCATTAATCCGGAAATATTCAAGCAGCTTGAGCCGACGCTTGAAGCCAAGGATTTGCTAGGCAAGGAGATTTACGATATGTCGGTGGATAAAGCACTGCCGTTTTATTCGCCGGCTGCCGGATTCTCAGAATGGGTGGATACGTACAAAAAAGAAATGGATGCGGTATCCTTCGGCCAGCAATCGATTGAAGACGCATTCAATAAAATCGACAAGCTGGGCAAGGAGCTAGCCGCCAAAGCGGAGAAATCTTAA
- a CDS encoding mannonate dehydratase, with amino-acid sequence MQLAEFFSSRPDRLWQLAKQMDINHAVSGLAWDEKSEKPWDLMPLIRMKQRFADSGIELAVIESMPPSNEIKLGTAGRDAEIETFQQFIVNMGRAGIPVLCYNFMAQFNWFRTSTTTRTRGGALVSSYDHSLMRDAPLTEAGVVSEQQLWENLHYFMEQIVPVAEEAKVKLALHPDDPPITPIRGVSRILRSADALQRAIDLVPSAYNGITLCQGTLATAGEHIPSVIRHFAGQDKMFFVHFRDVRGTAEKFEETFHDDGITDMLEAMYTYYDVGFTGPARPDHVPTMEGETNENPGYELLGRLFGVGYIKGLMEAASRRQVEGAQSSTNAAEAQKIAVE; translated from the coding sequence ATGCAGCTGGCAGAATTTTTCTCGTCGCGGCCTGACCGTCTATGGCAGCTCGCGAAGCAAATGGATATCAATCATGCGGTGAGCGGTCTGGCATGGGACGAAAAAAGCGAAAAACCTTGGGATCTTATGCCTCTTATTCGCATGAAGCAGCGTTTTGCTGACAGCGGCATTGAACTGGCCGTCATTGAATCGATGCCGCCAAGCAATGAGATTAAGCTTGGAACCGCAGGGCGCGATGCGGAAATTGAAACCTTTCAGCAGTTTATTGTCAATATGGGGAGAGCCGGTATTCCTGTGCTTTGCTACAATTTTATGGCGCAGTTCAATTGGTTCCGCACCTCCACAACGACGCGTACACGAGGAGGAGCGCTCGTCTCCAGCTACGATCACAGCTTAATGCGGGATGCCCCGCTTACCGAAGCGGGCGTCGTATCCGAGCAGCAGCTGTGGGAAAATCTGCATTATTTTATGGAGCAGATTGTGCCTGTGGCGGAGGAAGCGAAGGTGAAGCTGGCGCTGCATCCCGATGACCCGCCGATTACGCCGATTCGCGGCGTATCGCGTATACTGCGCAGTGCCGATGCTTTGCAGCGCGCCATTGATCTTGTGCCAAGCGCTTATAATGGCATTACGCTATGCCAAGGCACGCTGGCGACGGCGGGGGAGCATATCCCCAGCGTCATTCGCCATTTTGCCGGGCAGGATAAAATGTTTTTTGTTCATTTTAGAGATGTGCGCGGCACAGCGGAGAAATTTGAGGAAACGTTCCACGATGATGGCATTACCGACATGCTGGAGGCGATGTACACCTACTATGATGTCGGCTTCACTGGGCCGGCAAGGCCCGATCATGTGCCGACGATGGAAGGCGAAACGAATGAGAATCCCGGTTATGAGCTGCTGGGACGTTTGTTCGGGGTAGGGTACATTAAAGGGTTGATGGAGGCAGCGTCCAGACGGCAAGTCGAAGGCGCGCAAAGCAGCACAAACGCGGCAGAAGCGCAAAAAATAGCGGTAGAATAA
- a CDS encoding aldose epimerase, translating into MTANQAGYEVTSYTDTYPIYELKEAATNSRVLICPERGGIVIGCQLQGQELLYLDRDTFIDPDANIRGGIPVLFPICGQLQNGAYEWDGVRYNMRNHGVARQAPWDVEGQSTDNGASLTLSLESSAQTQAAYPFNFKLTFTYRLKDGKLSIEQAYSNLSETSMPVHAGFHPYFAIAEKNLTYRSDAQQALDYNDNQVKPFAGPLDLNGLVESVALLDATTPEISFPFGEQQIKLSYSEVFGTTVIWSVEGKPFVCVEPWTAPNEALNHKKGLVMVQPGQALEASFTIELKD; encoded by the coding sequence ATGACTGCAAACCAAGCAGGCTATGAAGTAACCAGCTATACCGATACATACCCAATCTATGAGCTCAAAGAAGCAGCGACAAATTCCCGCGTCCTCATCTGTCCTGAACGCGGCGGCATTGTAATCGGCTGCCAGCTGCAAGGCCAAGAGCTGCTGTACCTTGATCGCGATACCTTTATTGATCCAGATGCCAATATTCGCGGCGGCATTCCCGTCTTGTTTCCGATTTGCGGCCAATTGCAAAATGGCGCCTATGAATGGGATGGCGTAAGATATAATATGCGTAATCATGGCGTAGCCCGCCAAGCACCATGGGACGTTGAAGGGCAGTCTACCGACAATGGAGCCTCGCTTACGCTTTCACTGGAAAGCAGCGCACAGACGCAGGCGGCCTATCCCTTCAACTTCAAGCTGACATTCACTTACCGCTTGAAGGATGGCAAGCTGAGCATTGAGCAAGCATACAGCAATTTGTCCGAGACCAGCATGCCTGTGCATGCCGGCTTCCATCCTTATTTTGCAATTGCCGAAAAAAATCTGACTTACCGCTCTGACGCGCAGCAAGCGCTGGATTACAACGACAATCAGGTCAAGCCGTTTGCCGGCCCGCTGGATTTGAACGGGCTCGTTGAATCGGTCGCTTTGCTGGATGCGACTACACCGGAAATTTCCTTCCCCTTTGGTGAACAGCAAATCAAGTTGAGCTACAGCGAAGTATTCGGAACGACCGTCATTTGGTCGGTAGAAGGCAAGCCTTTTGTATGCGTCGAGCCATGGACTGCCCCGAATGAAGCGTTGAACCACAAAAAAGGACTTGTCATGGTGCAGCCGGGCCAAGCTTTGGAAGCCAGCTTCACGATTGAGCTGAAGGATTAA
- a CDS encoding phosphodiester glycosidase family protein codes for MGSRTSARKNSSPVNKRKRKRPGFWRVVAALFAVIVISSLLFLSWFFFTASGTSLRYKLADALITTQHRFLAKYLIGEQGLADRVADYAKQFQEMGEELDTHQITLPTGAGDHAAESLTSVEEVDGKGYHGFLMTVKDPTKIRLVVPEKAGRGEKVGSMVKRTGALAGVNAGGFADPEWQGNGFQPIGLVITQGEIYYNGLGKDASAQIVGLDKQGKMLAGRYSIKELMKLGISEAVSFEPRMIVNGKGLIKNHADGWGVAPRTVMGQKEDGSILFLIIDGRQIGYSIGADLYDCQQIMLEHGAVIAANLDGGSSSVLIKEGGDLINKPSSKSEGGRYLPTAFLVFDDPSAVNVPNVWAGLNPGDIDPSKW; via the coding sequence ATGGGAAGCCGTACTTCTGCAAGGAAGAACAGTTCTCCAGTGAACAAACGCAAACGCAAGAGGCCTGGCTTTTGGCGGGTAGTGGCAGCGTTATTCGCTGTTATCGTGATATCATCCCTGCTTTTCCTGAGCTGGTTTTTCTTTACCGCTTCAGGGACGAGCCTTCGCTATAAGCTGGCGGATGCGTTAATTACAACCCAGCACCGCTTTCTGGCAAAATATTTAATCGGCGAGCAGGGCCTTGCCGATCGTGTAGCTGATTATGCCAAGCAGTTTCAGGAGATGGGCGAGGAGCTGGACACCCATCAAATTACGCTGCCGACTGGTGCAGGCGACCATGCTGCTGAGTCGCTGACCAGCGTCGAGGAAGTCGATGGCAAAGGTTATCACGGTTTTCTCATGACGGTGAAGGACCCGACGAAAATCCGGCTCGTCGTACCGGAGAAAGCGGGCCGAGGCGAGAAGGTAGGCAGCATGGTCAAGCGGACAGGTGCCCTTGCTGGCGTCAATGCCGGAGGGTTTGCCGATCCAGAGTGGCAGGGCAACGGTTTTCAGCCGATTGGGCTTGTCATTACGCAGGGGGAAATTTATTATAATGGCCTTGGCAAGGATGCAAGTGCGCAAATTGTCGGATTGGACAAGCAAGGTAAAATGCTGGCAGGCCGCTATTCCATCAAGGAGCTTATGAAGCTGGGCATATCTGAGGCGGTCAGCTTCGAGCCGCGAATGATTGTGAATGGCAAAGGCTTGATCAAAAATCACGCCGATGGCTGGGGTGTCGCGCCGCGGACGGTGATGGGGCAGAAGGAGGACGGCTCGATTTTGTTCCTCATCATTGATGGCAGGCAGATCGGCTACAGCATTGGCGCCGATCTGTATGACTGCCAGCAAATTATGCTGGAGCATGGCGCGGTCATCGCTGCCAATCTGGATGGCGGCTCCTCGTCCGTGCTGATCAAGGAGGGCGGCGACCTCATCAATAAGCCCTCCTCTAAAAGCGAAGGCGGACGTTATTTGCCGACCGCGTTTCTCGTATTTGACGACCCGTCTGCGGTGAACGTACCGAACGTATGGGCAGGGCTTAACCCCGGGGACATTGATCCTTCCAAGTGGTAA
- a CDS encoding mandelate racemase/muconate lactonizing enzyme family protein, which translates to MINKETYEETLAHVRTSSNPTGLRITDIRFTDIVGGPFHSSLIKVYTNQGLVGFGEVRDGADKVYAQMLKARLLGENPCHVDKLFRRIKQFGGHARQGGGVSGIEIALWDLAGKAYGVPVYQMLGGRFRDRIRMYCDTEVVGKDTGKAMGEALKKRMDEGFTFLKMDLGIGQIIHEPGTLSAPLGFLEEMREKSRNRYNQNFDGMSDDQLREITNRHYDIYNIAHPFTAIQVTEKGLDLLEQYVADVRSVIGYQVPLAIDHFGHIGLESCIKLGRRVEKFNLAWMEDMLPWQYTEQYAKLARAVATPICTGEDIYLKENFKPLLEAGGVSVIHPDVLTSGGILETKKIGDMAQDYGAAMAIHMAESPIACLAAAHVAAATENFLALEYHSCEVPWWDDIIISSKLPNKLVQNGFITVSDAPGLGIDDLNDEVLAEHLHPDVPGIWESTDSWNKLLSNDRLWS; encoded by the coding sequence ATGATTAATAAAGAAACGTACGAGGAAACGCTAGCCCATGTACGAACAAGCTCGAATCCGACAGGACTGCGCATTACTGATATCCGGTTCACTGACATTGTAGGAGGTCCCTTCCACAGCAGCCTCATTAAAGTATATACGAATCAGGGGCTCGTCGGATTTGGCGAAGTGCGTGACGGAGCCGATAAAGTGTATGCACAAATGCTGAAGGCACGGCTGCTTGGCGAAAATCCCTGCCATGTTGATAAGTTGTTCCGCCGCATCAAGCAGTTCGGCGGCCATGCCCGTCAAGGCGGCGGTGTAAGCGGCATTGAAATTGCGCTATGGGATTTGGCGGGAAAAGCGTATGGCGTTCCTGTCTATCAAATGTTGGGCGGGCGCTTTCGCGACCGCATCCGCATGTACTGCGATACGGAAGTCGTAGGCAAAGACACCGGCAAGGCTATGGGCGAGGCGCTCAAGAAACGCATGGACGAAGGCTTTACTTTTCTAAAAATGGATCTCGGCATTGGCCAAATCATCCATGAACCGGGCACCTTAAGCGCGCCGCTCGGCTTTCTTGAGGAAATGCGGGAAAAGTCGCGCAACCGCTACAATCAAAATTTTGACGGCATGTCGGATGATCAGCTTCGCGAAATAACGAACCGCCATTATGATATTTATAATATTGCTCACCCGTTTACCGCCATTCAGGTGACTGAAAAAGGGCTTGATCTGCTTGAGCAATATGTGGCAGATGTCCGTTCCGTTATCGGCTACCAGGTACCGCTCGCCATCGACCACTTTGGGCATATCGGGCTGGAAAGCTGCATCAAGCTTGGCCGCCGCGTCGAGAAGTTCAACCTGGCTTGGATGGAGGATATGCTGCCGTGGCAGTATACCGAGCAATACGCTAAGCTTGCACGGGCAGTCGCAACTCCGATCTGTACGGGCGAGGACATTTATTTGAAGGAAAACTTCAAGCCTTTGCTGGAAGCGGGCGGCGTATCCGTCATTCATCCGGATGTGCTCACGAGCGGAGGAATTTTAGAGACGAAAAAAATCGGCGATATGGCGCAGGACTATGGCGCAGCAATGGCCATCCATATGGCAGAAAGCCCGATTGCCTGCCTCGCGGCGGCTCACGTCGCAGCGGCAACGGAAAATTTCCTCGCCCTCGAATACCATTCCTGCGAGGTGCCTTGGTGGGATGATATTATAATTAGCAGCAAGCTGCCAAACAAGCTGGTACAGAATGGCTTCATTACAGTCAGCGATGCGCCTGGACTAGGCATTGATGATTTGAATGACGAGGTGCTTGCCGAGCATCTGCATCCCGATGTTCCTGGCATCTGGGAGTCTACGGACTCGTGGAACAAGCTGCTTTCTAATGACCGTTTGTGGAGTTAG
- a CDS encoding SDR family oxidoreductase, with the protein MDLTGKVALVTGAGTGIGQGVAIQLAQCGAKVVIHYNRSDAGAKETLAQIQAAGGEAVLVQADVASKAEIERLMKQAAHAFPAAEADGTIDILVNNAALQLNYGLFDHDETSFDRMMNINLKGYWQCMQAVIPFMKNNAAGGRIILISSVHSKRPTDFDAVYSMTKGGIRMLGREAAIELAKYGITVNTIEPGQIDVGVQSARESRPIGPAVSNPDAARPVRPKRDIRKKFPLGRVGKPLDVARLVCFIASEESEFMTGSAIRLDGGSMLL; encoded by the coding sequence ATGGACCTGACAGGCAAGGTAGCTCTCGTAACAGGCGCAGGAACAGGCATCGGCCAAGGTGTCGCCATTCAGCTCGCACAATGTGGCGCAAAGGTCGTCATTCATTATAATCGCAGCGATGCCGGAGCGAAAGAAACGCTGGCGCAAATTCAGGCAGCCGGCGGCGAGGCCGTGCTAGTGCAAGCCGATGTTGCCAGCAAAGCGGAAATTGAACGATTAATGAAGCAAGCCGCACATGCCTTTCCGGCAGCGGAGGCTGACGGAACAATCGATATTTTAGTCAACAATGCTGCTTTGCAGCTTAATTATGGGCTATTTGACCATGATGAAACGTCCTTTGACCGCATGATGAACATTAATTTGAAGGGTTATTGGCAGTGTATGCAAGCCGTTATTCCTTTTATGAAAAACAATGCTGCCGGGGGCCGTATCATTCTCATCTCCTCGGTTCACAGCAAGCGGCCAACTGATTTTGACGCTGTTTATTCCATGACCAAGGGCGGCATTCGCATGCTCGGGCGGGAAGCTGCAATCGAGCTGGCTAAGTATGGCATCACCGTCAATACGATAGAGCCTGGGCAAATTGACGTTGGCGTACAGTCTGCAAGAGAATCTCGGCCCATTGGCCCGGCTGTCTCAAACCCTGACGCAGCAAGGCCTGTACGCCCAAAGCGGGATATTCGCAAAAAGTTTCCGCTCGGACGTGTCGGCAAGCCGCTTGATGTCGCCCGGCTCGTCTGCTTTATCGCTTCCGAAGAAAGCGAGTTTATGACTGGCTCCGCCATACGTTTGGACGGGGGCAGCATGCTGCTGTAG
- a CDS encoding SDR family oxidoreductase, producing MTTMMLKNKVVFITDADSGSGRAFFRLFAEQGAHFILNSMSGGAHINEELKRASALGLQVFVSTADFCSSSGLQAMLEQAATKLGQVNVDVLIHNNDLMKPISIEYGEEDLFLDLLHTNAKSAFICTKIVGQHMADAGSGSIIYVSTIHAQKPTGSSFAYSASKGAVSMLAKEAALVLGRSGITVNTIELGPIEGDDKRFASELSSLYENYAYKVPNAALGSYDDLAQVALFLSSGEARYINGSDIRLDGGFLQHYMDFNMKRPPELSDQGG from the coding sequence ATGACTACGATGATGCTAAAAAATAAAGTCGTCTTTATTACCGATGCGGACAGCGGCTCTGGAAGAGCGTTTTTCCGCCTTTTTGCCGAGCAGGGCGCGCATTTTATTTTAAATAGCATGTCGGGCGGCGCCCATATTAACGAGGAGCTTAAACGGGCTAGCGCCTTAGGACTCCAGGTCTTCGTGAGCACTGCAGATTTTTGCAGCAGCAGTGGGCTGCAAGCGATGCTGGAGCAAGCAGCGACCAAACTTGGCCAAGTAAATGTAGATGTGCTCATTCATAATAATGATCTCATGAAACCTATCTCGATTGAATATGGCGAGGAGGATTTGTTTCTAGATCTGCTGCATACGAACGCAAAATCCGCTTTTATATGCACGAAGATAGTCGGCCAGCATATGGCTGATGCCGGGTCCGGGTCGATCATCTACGTCTCCACGATTCATGCGCAGAAGCCGACCGGCTCCTCCTTCGCCTACAGCGCGTCCAAAGGCGCGGTCAGCATGCTGGCGAAAGAAGCAGCTCTCGTGCTCGGACGCAGCGGTATAACTGTCAACACGATTGAGCTGGGCCCAATAGAAGGCGATGATAAGCGTTTCGCAAGCGAGCTATCCTCGCTGTATGAGAATTACGCTTACAAAGTGCCAAATGCAGCACTCGGCAGCTATGATGATTTGGCGCAGGTTGCCCTATTCTTATCCTCTGGCGAGGCGCGATATATCAATGGATCAGACATTCGGCTAGATGGCGGATTTTTGCAGCATTATATGGATTTCAATATGAAGCGTCCCCCAGAGCTGAGCGATCAAGGAGGATGA
- a CDS encoding AI-2E family transporter — protein sequence MFILLVVLLFYSLHNMINLLLLLFLVTFVMGRLEGFITKKLSKLFPISPVLVTVVLYVLLVTGLVFGISNYLPKIVNQVVDMINNITRFLHTSQNNEVVGVLVDALEKADYQKYLGSAVDYIMRLGKWLEIILFVILLSFFYLLQKNKVDQFTEKFRYSKISWAYREFHYFGSKFASSFGKVVEVQLLIALFNTILTVIGLWILGFPYLIALTIMVFLLSLIPVAGVIISFIPIGIIGYQIGGLPMVLWAIGIILFIHAVETYFLNPRLYAHKTKLPMFYTFIILIFSQHYMGIWGLIIGIPIFMFLMDVLDVEKPENGEMNKKT from the coding sequence TTGTTTATTCTGTTGGTTGTGCTGTTGTTCTACAGCCTTCACAATATGATCAATTTACTGCTGCTCCTCTTTCTTGTAACGTTCGTTATGGGACGGCTTGAAGGATTTATTACGAAAAAGCTCAGCAAGCTGTTTCCGATATCGCCAGTTTTGGTGACGGTTGTGTTATACGTATTGCTTGTGACCGGATTAGTATTCGGGATATCGAATTATTTGCCTAAAATCGTCAATCAAGTCGTGGATATGATTAATAATATTACGAGGTTTTTACATACCTCTCAAAACAACGAGGTTGTCGGAGTACTGGTCGATGCCTTGGAGAAAGCGGACTACCAGAAGTATTTGGGCAGTGCCGTTGATTATATTATGAGGCTGGGAAAATGGCTGGAAATTATTTTGTTCGTAATTTTGCTCAGCTTTTTCTACCTTTTGCAAAAAAACAAGGTCGACCAGTTTACCGAGAAATTCCGTTATAGCAAAATTTCCTGGGCATACCGGGAGTTTCATTATTTCGGCAGCAAATTCGCATCTTCCTTCGGCAAGGTGGTAGAGGTTCAACTGCTGATTGCCCTGTTTAACACGATCCTCACAGTAATTGGTTTGTGGATACTCGGTTTCCCTTATTTAATCGCGCTGACGATTATGGTATTTCTGCTCAGTCTGATTCCAGTAGCAGGCGTTATCATTTCGTTCATCCCGATTGGCATTATCGGCTACCAGATTGGCGGGCTGCCGATGGTGCTGTGGGCGATCGGAATTATTTTGTTCATTCACGCGGTGGAGACGTATTTCCTGAATCCAAGGCTGTATGCGCACAAAACAAAGCTTCCGATGTTCTACACCTTTATCATCCTCATCTTCTCCCAGCATTATATGGGCATATGGGGACTCATCATCGGTATTCCCATCTTCATGTTCCTCATGGATGTGCTGGATGTGGAGAAGCCGGAAAATGGGGAAATGAATAAAAAAACTTGA